Proteins from a genomic interval of Clostridium cochlearium:
- the aroA gene encoding 3-phosphoshikimate 1-carboxyvinyltransferase produces MNCVKIFPKKLKGSINIPPSKSLAHRAIIAAGLAGGESIIDNIVYSKDILATIYGMKNFGVSINEIEKNNNKLLNIKGVNKIQIQNNIIDCIESGSTLRFLIPIALLQNEREVTFIGSGKLPQRPLDEYYNIFNKKNIFYQNEKGNLPLRVKGKLKPGEFYLKGDISSQFITGLMFVLPLLCGDSKIIITSKLESKAYVDLTMDILNKFGVKIENNNYKEFYIKGNQSYVPRNYNVEGDFSQGAFWLVAGAIGEEMSCKNLNINSLQGDKEIINIIKYMGGIININNDCIKVISSKLKGITIDASEIPDLVPILAVAGTVSSGVTKIINAKRVRIKECDRLHAIACELNKIGGEVEELEDSLIIKGNKKLKGGIVDSWNDHRIAMAMAVASTVCEEPLIINNSKAVEKSYPNFWEEFRNVGGNLIEQNF; encoded by the coding sequence ATGAACTGTGTTAAAATTTTTCCTAAAAAGTTAAAAGGAAGTATAAACATTCCTCCTTCTAAAAGCTTGGCACATAGGGCAATAATAGCAGCAGGCCTTGCCGGGGGAGAAAGCATTATAGACAATATAGTATATTCTAAAGATATACTAGCTACTATTTATGGAATGAAAAACTTTGGAGTTTCTATTAATGAAATAGAAAAGAATAATAATAAATTATTAAATATAAAGGGTGTAAATAAAATTCAAATACAAAACAATATTATAGATTGTATAGAATCTGGATCCACTTTAAGATTTTTAATTCCCATAGCTCTTTTGCAAAATGAAAGAGAAGTAACATTTATAGGAAGTGGCAAATTACCACAACGTCCCTTAGATGAATATTATAATATTTTTAATAAAAAAAATATATTTTACCAAAATGAAAAGGGCAATTTGCCTTTAAGAGTAAAGGGTAAATTAAAACCAGGGGAATTTTATCTAAAAGGAGATATAAGTTCACAATTTATAACAGGATTAATGTTTGTTCTTCCTCTTCTTTGTGGAGATTCAAAAATAATTATTACATCAAAACTAGAATCAAAGGCCTATGTGGATTTAACTATGGATATATTAAATAAATTTGGGGTAAAAATTGAAAATAATAATTATAAAGAATTTTATATAAAGGGAAACCAAAGCTATGTACCTAGAAATTACAATGTAGAAGGTGACTTTTCCCAAGGAGCCTTTTGGCTTGTTGCAGGGGCAATTGGAGAAGAAATGAGTTGTAAAAATTTAAATATAAATTCATTACAGGGGGATAAAGAAATTATAAATATAATAAAATACATGGGAGGAATTATAAATATAAATAATGATTGCATAAAAGTAATTTCTAGTAAATTAAAAGGTATAACCATTGATGCATCTGAAATTCCAGATTTAGTTCCAATACTTGCAGTAGCAGGGACAGTAAGTAGCGGTGTTACAAAAATCATTAATGCCAAAAGAGTAAGAATAAAGGAATGTGACAGATTACATGCTATAGCTTGTGAATTAAATAAAATCGGTGGAGAAGTTGAAGAATTAGAGGATTCACTTATAATAAAGGGCAATAAAAAGTTAAAGGGTGGTATTGTAGATAGTTGGAATGACCACAGAATTGCTATGGCCATGGCTGTTGCGTCTACAGTCTGTGAAGAACCTTTAATAATAAATAATAGCAAAGCTGTAGAAAAGTCTTATCCAAATTTTTGGGAAGAATTTAGGAATGTAGGCGGTAATCTAATTGAGCAAAATTTTTGA
- a CDS encoding polysaccharide deacetylase family protein produces the protein MKKRWSKIIVGFLLLFCLSTSFAYAFNKVSETENNSEKNKIIYLTFDDGPSYNTNNILDTLKEYDVKATFFVIGNQIKGKEEILKRIKDEGHSIGLHTYTHNFKKIYSDNKIFIDEMLKCQEEVYKVTGIKSNIIRFPGGSAKRLDKEFKEELNSRGFKIYDWNIDSGDGINPKTTVNKLFKRATESNIKSKPRVLLMHCDNVQKNTSKALADIIKLYKDKGYEFKTINNETPEYHFPLKK, from the coding sequence ATGAAAAAAAGATGGAGTAAAATTATCGTAGGTTTTCTTCTATTGTTTTGTCTATCCACTAGTTTTGCATATGCTTTTAATAAAGTATCAGAAACTGAAAATAATTCTGAGAAAAATAAAATAATATATCTAACTTTTGATGATGGACCTAGCTATAATACTAACAATATATTAGATACATTAAAGGAATATGATGTTAAGGCTACATTTTTTGTTATTGGCAATCAAATTAAAGGTAAAGAAGAAATACTAAAGAGAATAAAAGATGAGGGTCATAGCATAGGATTGCATACTTATACACATAACTTTAAAAAGATATACTCTGATAATAAAATATTTATAGATGAGATGTTAAAATGTCAAGAAGAAGTTTATAAAGTAACTGGCATAAAGTCTAATATAATTAGATTCCCAGGGGGAAGTGCAAAAAGATTAGATAAAGAATTTAAAGAAGAATTAAATAGTAGGGGATTTAAAATATATGATTGGAATATTGATTCAGGAGATGGAATAAATCCTAAAACCACCGTTAACAAGCTATTTAAACGAGCTACAGAAAGTAATATTAAATCTAAACCAAGAGTATTACTTATGCACTGTGACAATGTGCAAAAAAATACTTCTAAGGCTTTAGCTGATATAATTAAACTTTATAAAGACAAAGGGTATGAATTTAAAACCATTAACAATGAAACACCAGAATACCATTTTCCATTAAAAAAATAG